One segment of Cryptococcus neoformans var. grubii H99 chromosome 2, complete sequence DNA contains the following:
- a CDS encoding transcriptional activator SPT7, with protein sequence MKYLLNFLGDTPDAPNLADPAFQQLLVDVQSVKGAVKISADAFYESLENIVNELKTSPESIPFQKPVSKREAPDYYDVIKRPMDLSTILRNAKARKYKNKAEFAADLDLIWKNCFEYNSQESHPLRTAARFMKQKADHHLEYLADRTERNKQLQSLLPSATGTASPSLSAIGPAGLGGGSGLAVVLGSRLRDEGLGGDEDAAGESDDAFGEGDAEGDVDREGNDVLDVASQDFRQGGAETRGERGETPSRGKDGRGRGTSVASSSRMNGRMNGINRRSPSAKRPPLTTNLDNVPALLRTPYSIPSLSSLSLAHAGPSFSDKGKARECLYGYPAPAWYPASSTFQDARGDDHGHDQDNGDGDGEDEDDDLEGSWWGKMMDDETLIAGMPAIPKMAPPEPVRRYRPKPPPPVMPPLPNGIASRGGGHHSPPGLSPSPSPSTTAKPHLHPKDGPPDKPLSTSVSASVCVSVKAVVRRTINNLNAARQAMHRITEFQRIEAEGGILPPRGLSPTPAEKEKQQEERCEREEFRRMENKAARERRNAGGEVGQEEAVKVMKKCSAGMLAHAGFEGANETALDLFTRVAVDHLDGLGKTFRLLLDGFSHKMTPEEIILHALHENGQVEPRDLEAHLKDDIEREDFKIAEMQRKMRQTFNEVATAPVIQDDMMFADDGEMLLDGNFADELGEDFLGLRELGIDREYGLASLTVPQSLFYGRRKRLANSANGASGKSDLPYPPPPSFIPLAAVTLHTHVPALLHAFYAARIEAGLSLNEDDVFEPAHSQIGSLGQILVKGKIGDGKGDGKGKGKKRERGEGEDENGERKKSGKKQPGVGKGNWTRPSKEEKARLADEKNAATGVNKHGTAAVAGDEDAAGEEDDAEGEEE encoded by the exons ATGAAG TACCTGCTCAACTTCCTGGGAGACACCCCGGACGCACCGAACCTCGCAGATCCCGCCTTCCAGCAGCTGCTCGTAGACGTGCAGTCAGTCAAG GGCGCAGTAAAGATATCCGCAGATGCTTTCTACGAGAGCTTGGAGAATATCGTCAACGAACTCAAGACCAGC CCAGAGTCAATACCATTCCAAAAACCAGTGTCCAAACGGGAAGCTCCAGACTACTACGATG TCATCAAACGGCCCATGGACCTCTCCACAATCTTACGCAATGCCAAAGCCAGGAAATACAAGAACAAGGCCGAGTTTGCAGCAGACCTCGACTTGATATGGAAGAACTGTTTCGAATACAACAGTCAAGAG tcacATCCACTTCGGACGGCTGCCCGATTCATGAAACAAAAAGCAGATCATCACCTCGAATACCTCGCAGACCGCACAGAGCGTAACAAGCAACTGCAATCACTTTTACCCTCCGCGACCGGGaccgcttctccttctctgaGCGCTATTGGACCCGCTGGTCTCGGAGGAGGATCCGGCCTGGCTGTCGTACTAGGCTCAAGATTGAGAGATGAGGGTCtgggaggagatgaagatgctgcTGGAGAAAGTGATGATGCTTTCGGGGAAGGGGATGCAGAGGGCGACGTCGacagagaaggaaatgatgTTTTGGACGTGGCAAGCCAGGATTTTCGTCAAGGGGGTGCAGAGACGAGAGGCGAGAGGGGAGAAACACCTA GCCGAGGTAAGGACGGAAGAGGACGGGGGACCAGCGTAGCCTCGTCATCTCGAATGAATGGGCGGATGAACGGTATCAACCGACGCAGT cCTTCTGCAAAGAGGCCCCCGCTTACGACCAACCTCGACAACGTTCCCGCTCTCCTTCGCACCCCCTATAGCAtcccctctctctcatccttaTCCCTCGCGCATGCTGGCCCGTCCTTTTCTGATAAAGGCAAAGCTCGAGAATGTTTATACGGCTACCCTGCTCCGGCATGGTACCCCGCCAGTTCAACGTTTCAAGATGCCAGAGGAGACGACCACGGCCACGACCAAGACAATGGCGATGGCGACggcgaagacgaagacgacgacTTGGAAGGATCATGGtgggggaagatgatggatgatgaaacGCTCATCGCAGGCATGCCCGCTATTCCAAAGATGGCACCGCCTGAACCGGTCAGGCGATATAGACCTaaaccaccaccgccggtCATGCCGCCGCTGCCCAATGGCATCGCCAGTAGAGGCGGTGGCCACCACAGTCCTCCCGGCTTGTCACCGTCACCATCGCCATCTACCACCGCCAAACCGCATTTACATCCAAAAGACGGTCCACCCGACAAGCCGTTATCGACATCCGTATCGGCATCCGTATGCGTATCCGTCAAGGCCGTCGTCCGCCGCACGATCAACAATCTCAATGCAGCACGTCAAGCAATGCACCGTATCACCGAGTTTCAACGCATAGAGGCCGAGGGGGGTATCCTTCCCCCCCGTGGACTGTCGCCTACACcagcggagaaggaaaaacaGCAGGAAGAACGATGCGAGCGGGAAGAATTCCGCCGAATGGAAAACAAGGCGGCGCGCGAGAGACGGAATGCGGGCGGGGAGGTGGGCCAGGAGGAAGCTGTAAAGGTCATGAAAAAGTGCTCGGCCGGAATGCTGGCGCATGCGGGGTTCGAAGGCGCAAACGAGACGGCGCTCGATCTTTTCACGAGGGTCGCAGTAGATCATCTGGATGGGTTGGGCAAGACGTTTAGGTTGCTGTTGGATGGGTTTTCACACAAGATGACTCCCGAG GAGATCATTCTACATGCCCTACATGAAAACGGTCAAGTTGAACCGAGGGATCTGGAAGCTCATCTTAAAGATGATATCGAACGAGAAGATTTCAAGATTGCAGAGATGCAGCGCAAAATGCGTCAAACATTTAATGAAGTG GCAACTGCTCCCGTCATTCAAGATGATATGATGTTTGCAGACGATGGCGAGATGCTGCTCGA TGGTAACTTTGCGGATGAGCTCGGAGAGGATTTCCTCGGTCTGCGAGAACTTGGTATAGATCGTGAATATGGCTTGGCATCTCTCACCGTCCCGCAATCCTTGTTCTACGGCAGACGAAAACGTTTGGCCAACTCGGCAAACGGAGC TTCCGGCAAATCCGACCTCCCttatcctccaccaccatcttTCATCCCTCTAGCGGCTGTAACACTGCACACCCACGTTCCAGCCCTTCTCCATGCCTTTTATGCAGCGCGGATCGAAGCTGGTCTGTCGTTGAACGAAGACGACGTGTTTGAACCTGCTCATTCGCAGATTGGAAGTTTGGGACAGATTttggtgaaggggaagattggggatgggaaaggtgatgggaagggaaagggcaagaagcgGGAGAGGggggaaggtgaagatgagaatggtgaaaggaaaaagtCGGGGAAAAA GCAACCTGGAGTTGGCAAAGGTAACTGGA CTCGCCCGtccaaggaagaaaaggctcGTCTTGCAGATGAGAAGAATGCGGCCACTGGTGTTAATAAACACGGGACGGCTGCTGTCgcgggagatgaggatgccgccggagaggaagatgatgcagaaggtgaagaagaatga
- a CDS encoding glutathione transferase, variant has product MPNHNHHPPNDTTPLPTSSVSFSDKSDYSPTSSVTSSEVRLSDQLPSPKFATSRGLSLLPPSHPLRAQLCTQVEGEMSPPRTPKGHPMDQPPKSYFPFPSSKATKHRSQGITNPYGSDNPSYPIGITYLLRIPRRLRPYLLIAFCLFTFGFILVNKAVSASQSTSAIVIQKQFSHSAHKYIPIESLHGIDDGSSHLLSSQQATDASVVEVDAQATKDHAEIFRFESVEEELAALISFVTSTTSNVIPQVDPSVPLDPSVILDFDPLHPNARDDLHLLQTEINALYPLVLFGRMRDPHHREIKRLLSEVKITPAPLIVEVDQRKDRNVFIPTVARLLGDELPVITLQGKRLGGYKEIMAMHEAGTLNDRLQKGGAVLVREIKKKMKGIKEQERIENERVLGPAPVVGDEQAEE; this is encoded by the exons ATGCCGAATCATAATCACCACCCTCCCAATGATACAACACCCCTCCCAACTTCTTCAGTCTCATTCAGCGATAAGAGTGACTACTCCCCAACAAGCTCTGTTACTTCGTCCGAGGTGAGGCTGTCAGATCAATTACCTTCTCCTAAATTTGCCACATCTCGCGGCCTCTCGTTACTCCCACCAAGTCACCCGTTGCGCGCTCAACTATGTACCcaggttgaaggagaaatgAGCCCACCTAGAACACCTAAGGGACATCCTATGGATCAGCCGCCAAAATCTTACTTTCCGTTCCCCTCATCAAAAGCAACAAAG CACAGAAGTCAAGGTATCACCAATCCATATGGTAGCGATAACCCTTCGTATCCGATTGGTATTACCTATCTGCTCCGTATACCTCGGAGGCTCCGTCCATATCTCCTGATTGCCTTCTGTCTCTTCACTTTCGGCTTCATTCTCGTGAACAAAGCTGTGTCAGCTTCTCAGAGCACATCCGCCATTGTTATACAAAAGCAATTCAGCCACTCAGCGCACAAATACATACCGATTGAAAGCCTGCATGGGATCGATGACGGAAGTTCACACCTTCTATCAAGTCAACAGGCAACCGATGCAAGTGTCGTAGAGGTGGATGCGCAAGCTACCAAGGACCATGCCGAGATTTTCAGATTTGAAtcagtggaagaagaacttgCTGCTTTGATCTCG TTTGTCACCTCTACTACCTCTAATGTCATCCCTCAAGTTGATCCATCGGTCCCATTGGATCCCTCTGTTATTCTCGACTTCGACCCTTTACACCCAAATGCCCGAGAtgatcttcatcttttgcAGACGGAAATTAATGCTCTGTATCCGCTGGTTCTTTTTGGGAGGATGCGCGATCCTCATCACAGAGAGATCAAGCGCTTATTATCGGAAGTCAAAATTACACCGGCCCCCCTTATCGTCGAAGTCGATCAGCGTAAAGATCGGAATGTCTTCATACCAACTGTGGCAAGGCTACTGGGGGACGAACTTCCCGTCATAACCTTACAAGGCAAGAGGCTGGGAGGGTATAAGGAGATAATGGCAATGCACGAGGCGGGTACCTTGAATGACCGTCTGCAGAAAGGTGGAGCAGTACTGGTGAGAGagataaagaaaaagatgaagggaatCAAGGAACAAGAGAGAATAGAAAACGAAAGAGTCTTGGGACCGGCGCCCGTTGTAGGTGACGAACAAGCCGAGGAATGA
- a CDS encoding multidrug resistance protein fnx1: MSSASGPAAGPATEQTHLLPTSTTHHNIAGLTPSKFRLVCASLWCATFLVAFDSTLVSTLLSDIGSAFNASTQVSWLGTAYLLSVCCFTPVYGRLSDLIGRRNAHLMGLTLFTLGTLGCAIAPSMPFLIIARFLAGAGGGGVASVSAILMTDLVDLRHRGLFQGWANVTYGVGAGLGGPVGGWISDYFGWRLAFHIQVPLLILNAILIYTFVVVPQQEPPPTPSTSSSRSGILDTLLITKPANRPQTWKTKLARIDYLGSFTLALAVSSLLLSMSIKTSATKFDGSDYAFSDPVIWGLFVCSALFTIAFLLIESYYSPEPILPLKLLKRRNPAAIALSSFTMVTVQFSVLYNIPLFFTIVQQRSSSSSGAHLLPNSILIGAGSLFVGWIMRRTGRYWWLGVDCAVLIVVTSIGMCFWNRDSPEWLTWIAQAPGGFGYAGVLTTSLVALMTHVQRVGKGETAVATSMTYLFRTVGQVLGVAISSAIVQSVVQKDLVRTITGPEAPYIIYLIRHSTSAIQTLEPQYKIAAVQAYDHALRFVWIFNLVLSVFTVLTLIMVKEEEMPDRQVVKKRTEQGSESAFEGFE, encoded by the exons ATGAGCTCCGCAAGCGGCCCAGCAGCTGGCCCAGCGACAGAGCAGACCCATCTCCTgcccacctccaccacacACCACAACATTGCAGGCCTCACTCCTTCCAAATTCCGCCTCGTATGCGCCTCTCTGTGGTGCGCAACCTTCCTAGTCGCCTTTGACTCTACCCTGGTCTCCACCCTTCTCTCGGACATCGGCTCCGCCTTCAATGCCTCCACCCAAGTATCATGGCTTGGTACCGCCTATCTCTTGTCAGTATGCTGTTTCACACCCGTATACGGCCGGCTGTCAGACTTGATCGGTAGACGAAATGCCCATCTCATGGGCCTCACCCTCTTCACTTTAGGCACACTTGGGTGTGCCATTGCACCTTCCATGcctttcctcatcattgCTCGTTTCTTGGCTGGCGCCGGCGGAGGAGGTGTCGCGAGTGTATCGGCAATCCTGATGACAGACCTTGTTGATCTCCGCCATCGTGGCTTGTTCCAAGGCTGGGCTAACGTCACGTACGGTGTTGGTGCCGGTCTCGGTGGACCTGTTGGTGGATGGATTAGTGACTACTTTGGCTGGAGACTCGCTTTCCACATCCAGGTGCCCTTATTAATTCTCAACGCCATTCTCATCTACACCTTTGTTGTGGTTCCGCAACAAGAGCCACCTCCGACCCCATCCACTTCAAGCAGTCGTTCAGGGATTCTAGACACTCTCCTCATTACCAAACCCGCCAACCGCCCTCAGACATGGAAGACAAAGCTTGCCAGAATCGATTATCTTGGATCCTTCACCTTGGCTTTGGCCGTCTCATCGTTACTACTTTCAATGTCTATCAAGACTTCTGCTACAAAATTCGACGGATCGGACTATGCCTTTTCAGACCCAGTTATTTGGGGTTTGTTTGTCTGCTCCGCCCTGTTTACTATCGCTTTCCTCCTGATCGAATCTTACTACTCTCCAGAGCCCATCCTGCCTCTTAAACTCCTAAAACGTCGTAATCCGGCAGCCATCGcgctctcttccttcaccatgGTTACCGTTCAGTTCTCTGTTCTTTACAACattcccctcttcttcactatAGTCCAGCAAcgttcatcatcttcatccggtgcccatctcctccccaaCTCCATTCTTATCGGCGCCGGTTCCTTGTTTGTCGGCTGGATCATGCGCCGTACTGGGAGGTATTGGTGGCTGGGAGTTGACTGTGCAGTCTTGATCGTCGTGACAAGTATTGGGATGTGTTTCTGGAACAGGGATAGCCCAGAGTGGTTGACTTGGATCGCACAAGCCCCTGGCGGGTTTGGGTATGCCGGTGTGTTGACTACGAGTTTAGTCGCTTTGATGACCCATGTTCAACGGGTTGGTAAGGGTGAGAC TGCTGTTGCGACTAGTA TGACTTATCTGTTCCGCACTGTCGGCCAAGTCCTAGGTGTTGCCATCAGTTCTGCCATTGTCCAATCAGTCGTCCAAAAAGATCTCGTTCGAACCATCACTGGTCCCGAGGCCCCCTAT ATCATCTACCTTATCCGTCACTCAACTTCTGCCATCCAAACTCTTGAGCCGCAATACAAAATCGCAGCCGTTCAAGCGTACGACCACGCTCTTCGCTTTGTGTGGATCTTTAATCTTGTGCTTTCCGTATTTACAGTGTTGACTTTGATaatggtgaaggaagaagagatgccGGATAGACAGGTtgtgaaaaaaaggactGAACAGGGGTCTGAATCGGCGTTTGAAGGATTTGAATAG
- a CDS encoding nuclear protein: MSDIDGKRRKVQRACDVCRRKKIKCEGPMNSLSDAKCAHCEEYDMDCTYVEAAKRRGPPKGYVETLEQRAGRLERMLQQIYPGVDLNEYVGPKPDREDFDINSYHGTLRSLNIPPYPALKPLHSEHLVTPHTSRSTSVGTSPAAAAPSPSMQALGPSPWRMYERDPARPAENESDVEEEAAAQLSIATSMSQLDVRDSHWRWHGRASGAFLMRQFEDLRSATGDTSNIIQDINNHKRQQFWHVPEWELVIANEGLRPLDYSIWPEKGFDQQLINAYFDNVNLHLPLLNRKFFQRQYDSGMWRNNPGFSRVCLLVFANGSRFVDDPRVYWPTDLSMTEEGRERLATDKDGTLRYSAGWKYLRILLRMGRSIMQGPNLYEFQSHVLICQFLQGSAVPHLMWILSGFGLRSAQELGIHVRATLLHADPTERALYNRAFWCLYHIDRYNCAAIGRSVAIQDTDFNADYPIEVDDEYWDTGDAERNFKQPEGKISSIASFVQTLKLDHIVGAILQTVYAINKLPEQRADIVAQRAIVVELDSALNSWADNVPHELRWDPSRSNYQLFRQSAVLYIYYYYCQILIHRPFIPGPRNQHAADLPSLAVCVNAARSICNITDAALKRGRQEGCLPGRALNVSFMLPTWIAAIILLINIYSGRQTVAEREKALIDIRRCVAASKELEVIWRQSGKYTDFLLQLARESGMPHADKVPMVEKRLRDGNPQPSERSRRPEPMQGSSTAGTPDHNSPSTSYPYRQDRSNVQNSRSSGEQSGQPSAATPVTGFDLCNFTSPETYGDTSATTPQFPYSRGDLPFTHMPSPSTSQTGFQNMFQPPSQSSQYPSNTSNVPPPHFVSPSQVHTTQQYNFQTPNEQQHLPLRNDGQLASSNIYDSLIDMTSFESQLLDMSTTAFGGQENTSNGDWWSRLFSDYMGPDLHTNMSSAGGPSSNS, translated from the exons ATGTCCGATATCGATGGAAAAAGGCGTAAGGTACAG CGGGCCTGTGATGTATGCAGGCGAAAGAAAATCAAGTGTGAAGGGCCCATGAATAGCCTGAGTGATGCTA AATGTGCCCATTGTGAAGAATACGACATGGATTGCACGTACGTCGAGGCGGCAAAGAGAAGGGGGCCTCCAAAAGG TTACGTTGAGACACTGGAGCAAAGAGCTGGACGATTAGAGAGGATGTTGCAACAG ATTTATCCTGGTGTCGATTTGAACGAATATGTGGGGCCAAAACCGGACAGGGAAGACTTTGATATCAATTCGTATCATGGCACTCTTCGTTCACTCAATATCCCACCATATCCAGCCTTAAAGCCTTTGCATTCCGAACACCTTGTCACTCCACATACATCTCGTTCTACTTCGGTTGGCACATCTCCGGCGGCCGCAGCACCTTCGCCTTCAATGCAGGCGCTGGGTCCCTCTCCATGGCGAATGTATGAAAGAGATCCTGCAAGACCTGCGGAAAATGAGTCCGatgtagaagaagaggcggcTGCACAGCTGTCTATAGCTACATCAATGAGTCAGTTGGACGTTCGCGACAGCCATTGGCGTTGGCATGGTCGCGCATCAGGGGCTTTCCTTATGCGGCAGTTTGAAGATCTCAGATCAGCGACAGGGGATACCTCCAATATCATACAAGATATCAATAACCACAAACGGCAACAATTCTGGCATGTCCCAGAATGGGAGCTGGTCATTGCGAACGAAGGCTTACGTCCTCTTGATTACTCTATCTGGCCAGAAAAAGGCTTTGATCAACAACTTATCAACGCATATTTTGATAACGTTAATCTTCATCTGCCTCTACTCAACCGTAAATTCTTTCAACGACAGTACGATTCTGGTATGTGGCGGAACAATCCCGGTTTCTCGAGAGTCTGTTTGCTGGTGTTCGCCAATGGATCGCGGTTCGTGGATGATCCACGGGTCTACTGGCCTACAGATTTATCGATGACAGAGGAAGGGCGTGAACGTCTTGCAACAGACAAAGACGGTACGCTCCGTTACTCGGCTGGCTGGAAATACCTCCgcatccttctccgcaTGGGAAGGAGTATCATGCAAGGGCCAAATCTGTATGAATTTCAAAGCCATGTCCTCATTTGTCAATTCTTGCAGGGGAGTGCTGTCCCGCATCTTATGTGGATTTTGTCAGGCTTCGGTCTCCGCTCCGCCCAAGAACTAGGCATTCATGTCCGCGCAACTTTACTCCATGCCGATCCTACCGAGCGAGCTCTCTACAATCGCGCGTTTTGGTGCTTGTACCACATTGATCGGTATAACTGCGCTGCGATTGGCAGATCGGTCGCTATCCAGGATACTGACTTCAATGCGGATTATCCAATTGAGGTAGATGATGAGTACTGGGACACTGGAGATGCTGAGCGCAACTTCAAGCAGCCAGAAGGAAAAATCTCGTCGATAGCGTCCTTTGTCCAAACACTCAAACTCGATCACATTGTGGGCGCAATATTGCAGACCGTGTACGCAATCAACAAGCTTCCGGAGCAACGCGCGGACATTGTTGCTCAACGTGCCATCGTTGTGGAGCTAGACTCTGCCCTCAATTCATGGGCTGACAACGTTCCACACGAACTTCGTTGGGATCCTAGCCGCTCTAATTATCAATTGTTCCGCCAGTCCGCTGTGCTATATATCTATTATTACTATTGCCAAATCCTAATCCACCGTCCTTTCATTCCTGGCCCGCGAAATCAACATGCCGCCGATCTACCGTCCCTTGCAGTTTGTGTCAATGCCGCTCGGTCAATATGCAACATCACTGATGCGGCACTCAAAAGAGGTCGACAGGAAGGGTGCTTACCCGGGAGAGCTCTAAACGTCTCGTTCATGCTGCCAACATGGATTGCTGCCATTATCCTCTTGATCAACATCTACTCTGGGAGACAAACAGTGGCTGAACGAGAAAAAGCTTTGATCGACATTAGGCGATGTGTAGCGGCAAGTAAGGAGCTAGAAGTGATATGGAGGCAAAGCGGTAAATACACCGACTTTTTGTTGCAACTGGCAAGAGAGAGCGGAATGCCCCACGCCGACAAGGTGCCTATGGTTGAGAAAAGATTGCGTGATGGCAATCCGCAACCATCAGAGCGCTCACGACGTCCGGAGCCAATGCAAGGATCGTCTACCGCCGGAACACCTGATCATAACTCACCTTCAACCAGTTATCCATACCGTCAGGATCGATCAAATGTGCAGAATTCAAGATCGTCCGGCGAACAATCCGGTCAACCATCTGCGGCGACACCTGTAACAGGGTTTGATTTGTGCAATTTCACTTCTCCAGAAACATATGGTGATACTTCAGCCACCACACCTCAATTTCCCTATTCTCGTGGTGATCTCCCGTTTACGCATATGCCGTCTCCCTCAACCTCCCAAACTGGCTTTCAAAACATGTTTCAACCGCCCTCGCAATCATCACAATACCCTTCTAATACTAGCAATGTGCCTCCTCCACACTTTGTATCTCCCTCTCAAGTGCATACGACGCAGCAGTACAACTTTCAAACCCCTaatgaacaacaacatTTACCGTTGCGGAATGATGGCCAGCTGGCGTCTTCCAATATCTATGATTCGTTGATTGACATGACAAGCTTTGAATCACAATTGCTTGATATGAGTACCACAGCTTTTGGGGGGCAAGAAAATACGTCAAACGGCGATTGGTGGTCTCGATTATTTAGCGACTACAT GGGCCCTGACCTTCACACCAACATGTCTTCCGCCGGCGGTCCTTCGTCGAATTCCTGA
- a CDS encoding vacuolar membrane protein, translated as MTIHVLFDLSQSTKVFVASILGYASIACWLCAQLPQVVKNLSLQSCEGLALPFLVNWLFGDITNLIGCLLTHQLPFQTFLAAYFCIIDVTLLGQYFYYRQNQTVLAPTAAYGYASLSESPRQIFSNLPATAPLGRTRSTSVNRVTSPLSPAPVSRSRPKKGAYQSTSSYVPPPDISITTPSVDGSYAAIYEAALDVARAAERANARSLSRKRKLSRRNTFNSLLAETGREGDNDDGMLDSFHSDLSARSASTTRGSPKKTGLNVAGDYRGRSLHRGGLDHSQGDTVGYAGSDGNAALSSNSASGEFHSEAEDRFDGFAVHGQGGLGLFNQQGGNGRANHRERSEESHKGRSLSLARGSGGKGSRRAAGMTFMSLGLLVGWGRFGHTVTGGMNTQVRRSTGIVLDQAAPWPIIRHPHILRSSPTTSLDTPFFLEFSATDLDLQPHEDYPRPPEDSQSYQRIIGRISAWSCTTLYLTSRMPQIWKNFQRKSVEGLSILLFLFAFCGNVTYVFSILLNPSGGPDPAESSHYLLEALPYLLGSGGTLIFDLTIMIQSLIYGSAPPLPQPLTPLDRSSRRRLLPTKKRMRHMEDGWASVLQSQSHERGERAPLLGGSMSAIPSHDHAHKKQGTKRERSASPTVHKRARSVAG; from the exons ATGACTATTCATGTCCTCTTCGACCTTTCCCAGTCCACAAAGGTTTTTGTAGCAAGCATACTCGGATACGCCAGTATAGCATGCTGGCTGTGTGCCCAACTGCC GCAAGTCGTGAAGAATCTATCTTTACAGTCTTGTGAAGGCTTAGCTCTTCCATTCCTAGTCAATTGGCTTTTCG GAGATATCACCAATCTTATCGGCTGTCTTCTTACCCACCAACTTCCATTTCAG ACTTTTCTTGCGGCCTATTTTTGTATAATAGACGTAACACTTTTGGGCCAGTATTTTTATTATCGCCAAAATCAGACAGTATTAGCTCCGACTGCAGCCTATGGCTATGCTTCTTTGTCGGAGTCACCTCGACAGATCTTTTCAAATCTTCCAGCCACCGCGCCTTTGGGCAGGACTCGTTCGACCTCCGTAAATCGCGTCACGTCCCCTTTAAGCCCTGCCCCAGTGAGTCGATCAAGGCCGAAAAAGGGTGCCTATCAGTCAACCTCTTCATATGTCCCACCTCCCGATATCTCTATCACTACGCCGTCGGTTGATGGTTCATATGCTGCCATCTATGAAGCTGCTTTGGACGTCGCTCGAGCAGCCGAACGTGCAAATGCCCGTTCTTTATCTCGCAAGCGAAAACTTAGCAGACGGAATACCTTTAATTCTCTTCTTGCGGAGACAGGGCGTGAAGGTgataatgatgatggtatGTTGGATAGTTTCCACTCTGACTTGTCTGCAAGATCTGCAAGCACAACGAGAGGAAGTCCCAAGAAGACGGGATTGAATGTAGCAGGGGATTATCGTGGACGTTCACTCCACAGAGGTGGCTTAGATCATTCGCAAGGAGATACTGTTGGCTATGCTGGTAGTGACGGCAACGCGGCCCTCTCATCGAATTCTGCTTCGGGCGAGTTTCACTCAGAAGCTGAAGACAGATTTGACGGTTTCGCTGTTCACGGCCAAGGGGGGCTGGGATTGTTCAATCAACAAGGGGGAAATGGAAGGGCCAATCACAGAGAACGGAGTGAAGAGTCACACAAGGGTCGAAGTTTGAGTCTTGCCAGAGGATCAGGGGGGAAAGGATCTAGGCGAGCAGCAGGGATGACATTTATGAGTTTGGGTTTACTGgtgggatggggaaggTTCGGACATACAGTAACTGGTGGGATGAACACGCAAGTGCGGAGGTCCACGGGCATTGTTCTGGATCAAGCTGCACCTTGGCCTATTATTAGGCATCCACATATTCTACGTTCTTCACCAACCACGTCTTTGGACACGCCCTTTTTCCTCGAGTTTTCGGCTACCGACCTCGACCTTCAACCTCATGAAGATTATCCGCGACCTCCCGAAGATTCGCAATCTTATCAACGTATCATTGGCCGGATATCTGCATGGAGTTGCACCACTCTCTATTTAACCTCCCGAATGCCCCAAATTTGGAAAAAT TTTCAACGCAAATCAGTAGAAGGCCTATCAATCCTCTTATTCCTCTTTGCATTCTGCGGCAATGTTACATAtgtcttctccatcctccttaACCCATCTGGTGGTCCTGACCCTGCCGAATCCTCTCATTACCTCCTCGAAGCACTCCCTTACCTTCTGGGTTCGGGAGGTACCCTCATCTTCGATCTCACTATCATGATTCAGTCCCTCATATACGGCTCTGCGCCCCCTTTGCCGCAACCGCTCACACCACTCGATCGTTCCTCCCGGAGAAGGTTATTACCGACcaaaaagaggatgagacaTATGGAAGATGGGTGGGCATCAGTGTTACAATCTCAATCTCACGAAAGAGGTGAGCGAGCGCCCTTGTTGGGTGGATCTATGAGTGCAATACCGAGTCACGATCATGCGCATAAGAAGCAAGGGacaaagagggaaagaagtgCGAGTCCCACAGTGCATAAACGAGCTAGAAGTGTGGCTGGATAG